The Limnochorda sp. LNt genome includes a region encoding these proteins:
- a CDS encoding [FeFe] hydrogenase, group A: MGTTETVRLTVDGRPMEARAGQTLLSALRAAGYEIPTLCHLEGLPPFGGCRLCVVELAGSGRLVTACTQTVAEGMEIQTSSPAVREARRQVLELLLADHPQACLSCARSDDCELRVLAARWGARVGAYVGARRKAQDEAPDVSSEVIVRDPGKCILCGRCVRVCQEVQGIGAVDFVGRGFDVTVAPGFGASLAESGCVYCGQCVLRCPVGALYEQDHVERVWQALHDPSTRVVAQIAPAVRVSVGEAFGTAPGAPLTGQIVAALRWLGFDYVFDTNFGADLTVMEEAAELLRRLSGTGPREPLPLLTSCCPAWVKYLEHYFPERLAHLSTCRSPHEMVGAVVKQHFAARAGIDPERLFVVSIMPCTAKKFEARREELGGAVDAVLTTREFIRMLRQAGLDVTRLAPEPMDPLLGQSTGAAVIFGGSGGVAQAALRTAYHMATGQDLTPDALEWTELGAGGGIRRLDVALGDRVLRCAIVDGLRAARALLESPEFERLDFVEVMACPGGCVGGGGQPRPAAGEAGSVEARLARASALAGIDRASPLRCAHHNPEVQALYAEWLGSPGSERSHRVLHTHYRPRAVPVAKAG, translated from the coding sequence ATGGGGACGACCGAGACGGTCCGCCTGACGGTGGACGGCCGTCCGATGGAGGCGAGGGCCGGACAGACCCTGCTCTCGGCCCTGCGAGCGGCGGGGTACGAGATCCCCACGCTCTGCCACCTGGAGGGCCTGCCGCCCTTCGGCGGCTGTCGCCTCTGCGTGGTGGAGCTGGCGGGGTCCGGGCGCTTGGTGACGGCCTGCACCCAGACGGTCGCGGAGGGCATGGAGATCCAGACCAGCTCGCCGGCCGTGCGGGAGGCGCGCCGTCAGGTGCTGGAGCTGTTGCTGGCCGATCATCCCCAGGCCTGCCTCAGCTGTGCGCGCTCCGACGACTGCGAGCTCCGGGTCCTGGCGGCTCGGTGGGGGGCGCGGGTCGGCGCCTACGTCGGCGCCCGGCGCAAGGCACAGGACGAGGCGCCCGACGTCTCGAGCGAGGTCATCGTGCGCGACCCGGGCAAGTGCATCCTCTGCGGCCGGTGCGTGCGGGTCTGCCAGGAGGTGCAGGGGATCGGGGCCGTCGACTTCGTGGGCCGGGGCTTCGACGTGACCGTAGCCCCCGGCTTCGGGGCCTCGCTGGCCGAGTCGGGCTGCGTCTACTGCGGCCAGTGCGTGCTGCGCTGCCCGGTCGGAGCCCTCTACGAGCAGGACCACGTCGAGCGGGTCTGGCAGGCGCTGCACGACCCGTCGACCCGGGTGGTGGCGCAGATCGCACCTGCCGTCCGGGTCTCGGTGGGAGAGGCTTTCGGCACGGCGCCGGGGGCCCCCTTGACCGGCCAGATCGTGGCTGCGCTGCGCTGGCTCGGCTTCGACTATGTCTTCGACACCAACTTCGGCGCCGACCTGACGGTGATGGAGGAGGCCGCCGAACTCCTGCGGCGACTCTCGGGCACGGGCCCGAGGGAGCCCTTGCCGCTGCTCACCTCGTGCTGCCCCGCCTGGGTCAAGTACCTCGAGCACTACTTCCCCGAGCGCCTGGCGCACCTCTCCACCTGCCGGTCGCCCCACGAGATGGTGGGAGCGGTCGTCAAGCAGCACTTCGCTGCGAGGGCGGGCATCGACCCGGAGCGTCTCTTCGTGGTCTCCATCATGCCGTGCACCGCCAAGAAGTTCGAGGCCCGACGGGAGGAGCTGGGCGGCGCGGTCGACGCCGTGCTGACCACCCGCGAGTTCATCCGGATGCTCCGCCAGGCCGGCCTCGACGTTACCCGACTGGCGCCCGAGCCGATGGACCCCTTGCTGGGGCAGAGCACGGGGGCGGCCGTCATCTTCGGCGGCAGCGGCGGGGTGGCCCAGGCGGCCCTGCGCACCGCGTACCACATGGCGACGGGTCAGGATCTGACGCCCGACGCCCTCGAGTGGACGGAGCTCGGGGCGGGCGGAGGCATCCGTCGGCTGGACGTGGCTCTGGGCGACCGGGTGCTGCGATGCGCCATCGTCGACGGCCTGAGGGCCGCGCGGGCTCTCCTGGAGAGCCCCGAGTTCGAGCGTCTCGACTTCGTCGAGGTGATGGCGTGCCCGGGCGGCTGCGTCGGGGGTGGGGGCCAGCCCCGGCCCGCTGCCGGCGAGGCAGGCAGCGTGGAGGCCCGGCTGGCCCGGGCGTCGGCCCTGGCGGGCATCGACCGGGCCAGCCCGCTGCGATGTGCGCACCACAATCCCGAGGTACAGGCCCTCTATGCGGAGTGGCTGGGCTCACCGGGGAGCGAGCGCAGCCACAGGGTCTTGCACACCCACTACCGGCCCCGCGCGGTGCCCGTGGCGAAGGCCGGCTAG
- a CDS encoding NADH-quinone oxidoreductase subunit NuoF: MSTTPVEIRVGAGSCGLAAGAGQVVEALRRELERAGVRARVKTVGCIGMCEREVLVDVRLPGRPALTFGSVTPASASRLVATYVAGGIVPDDLLVGVALGEPEGEVRAPVGPPGHDGQARSPSETGDGAAAAGLRRLPRVDELPLMRRQRRIVLANCGRIDPCDIDEYIASGGYGALERAIRSMTPREVIDEIERAGLRGRGGAGFPTGRKWRLAAMQEDPVRYVVCNADEGDPGAFMDRSVLEGDPHRVLEGMALAAYAVGARRGFVYVRAEYPLAIERLQRAILQAEERDLLGSRILGSDFAFTVEIRIGAGAFVCGEETALIASVEGGRGMPRPRPPYPVESGLWGHPTVINNVETLANVPAIIAHGADWFRTIGTEGSKGTKVFALTGEVVDSGLIEVPMGVTLREIVYEIGGGIEQGKPFKAVQIGGPSGGCLPESLLDTPIDYESLARTGAMMGSGGLVVMDDSKCMVDVARFFLDFLRKESCGKCIPCREGTTRLYELLERIVAPPGGPRKMHPRQAEELLASIQSLGRVLRATAACGLGQTAANPVLSTLRYFRDEYLAHLVEGRCPARRCTAYLAYRIDPSACTGCGACVQACVQGAIVGERRQPHRILSDRCVRCGACLETCRFGAVEVA, encoded by the coding sequence ATGAGCACGACGCCCGTTGAGATCCGAGTGGGGGCCGGCAGCTGTGGCCTGGCGGCCGGCGCGGGGCAGGTGGTGGAGGCCCTCCGCCGGGAGCTCGAGCGGGCGGGCGTGCGAGCCCGCGTCAAGACCGTGGGCTGCATCGGCATGTGCGAGCGGGAGGTGCTGGTCGACGTCCGGCTCCCGGGACGGCCCGCCCTCACCTTCGGCTCCGTCACCCCGGCGTCGGCATCTCGTCTGGTCGCGACGTACGTGGCGGGCGGGATCGTGCCAGACGACCTGCTGGTGGGCGTGGCCCTGGGGGAGCCCGAGGGCGAGGTCCGGGCTCCGGTGGGGCCCCCCGGCCACGACGGACAGGCCCGGTCCCCCTCCGAGACGGGAGACGGGGCTGCGGCGGCCGGCCTGCGGCGTCTGCCCCGGGTCGACGAGCTGCCGCTGATGCGCAGGCAGCGTCGCATCGTGCTGGCCAACTGCGGGCGGATCGACCCCTGCGACATCGACGAGTACATCGCCTCGGGCGGCTATGGGGCGCTGGAGCGGGCCATCCGATCGATGACGCCTCGAGAGGTCATCGACGAGATCGAGCGGGCCGGTCTGCGAGGGCGAGGCGGCGCGGGCTTCCCGACGGGGCGCAAGTGGCGGCTGGCTGCCATGCAGGAGGATCCGGTGCGCTACGTCGTCTGCAACGCCGACGAGGGCGATCCGGGCGCCTTCATGGATCGCAGCGTGCTCGAGGGCGACCCCCACCGCGTGCTGGAGGGGATGGCCCTCGCCGCTTACGCCGTAGGGGCCCGACGGGGATTCGTCTACGTCCGGGCCGAGTACCCCCTGGCCATCGAGCGACTGCAGCGGGCCATCCTCCAGGCCGAGGAGCGGGACCTGCTGGGCTCCCGCATCCTGGGCAGCGACTTCGCCTTCACGGTGGAGATCCGCATCGGAGCCGGCGCCTTCGTCTGCGGGGAGGAGACGGCGCTCATCGCCTCCGTGGAGGGCGGCCGCGGCATGCCCCGTCCCCGGCCGCCCTACCCGGTGGAGTCGGGGTTGTGGGGCCATCCCACCGTCATCAACAACGTCGAGACCCTGGCCAACGTGCCGGCCATCATCGCCCACGGCGCCGACTGGTTTCGCACCATCGGCACCGAGGGGAGCAAGGGCACCAAGGTCTTCGCCCTGACGGGGGAGGTCGTGGACAGCGGCCTCATCGAGGTACCGATGGGCGTCACGTTGCGGGAGATCGTCTACGAGATCGGGGGCGGCATCGAGCAGGGCAAGCCCTTCAAGGCGGTGCAGATCGGGGGGCCGTCAGGGGGGTGTTTGCCCGAGAGCCTGCTGGACACCCCCATCGACTACGAGTCGCTGGCCCGCACGGGCGCCATGATGGGTTCGGGCGGGCTCGTCGTCATGGACGACTCCAAGTGCATGGTCGACGTGGCGCGCTTCTTCCTCGACTTCCTGCGCAAGGAGTCGTGCGGCAAGTGCATCCCCTGCCGGGAGGGCACGACCCGGCTCTACGAGCTGTTGGAGCGCATCGTGGCGCCGCCGGGGGGACCCCGCAAGATGCATCCACGCCAGGCGGAGGAGCTGCTGGCCTCGATCCAATCCCTGGGGCGGGTGCTGAGGGCCACGGCCGCCTGCGGCCTGGGGCAGACGGCGGCCAACCCCGTGCTGAGCACCTTGCGCTACTTCCGTGACGAGTACCTGGCCCACCTGGTGGAGGGGCGGTGCCCTGCGCGCCGGTGCACCGCGTACCTGGCCTACCGCATCGACCCGTCCGCCTGCACGGGGTGCGGTGCGTGCGTGCAGGCATGCGTGCAAGGGGCCATCGTGGGCGAGAGACGTCAGCCCCACCGCATCCTCAGCGACCGCTGCGTGCGCTGTGGGGCGTGCCTCGAGACCTGCCGGTTCGGCGCGGTGGAGGTGGCCTGA
- a CDS encoding NADH-quinone oxidoreductase subunit NuoE family protein — MKVPASANLPTSSNGRPSGHRWLWSPSSPERPSIIPLLQEVQARLGYLPRDEVVKAAAACGMSVTQAYAVATFYNFFRLRPPGRHTIRICRGTACHVRGSAALLDHVEHLLGAGDGETTEDGDFSVETVACLGCCSRAPVVVVDETVHGRVGRQELTRLIRRLRSGVAAPRRERHEHDAR, encoded by the coding sequence GTGAAAGTGCCCGCGAGCGCGAATCTGCCGACCAGCTCCAATGGGCGTCCTTCCGGCCACCGCTGGCTGTGGAGCCCCAGCTCGCCGGAGCGTCCCAGCATCATCCCTCTCCTGCAAGAGGTGCAGGCACGCCTCGGCTACCTTCCTCGCGACGAGGTGGTCAAGGCCGCGGCAGCCTGCGGCATGAGTGTGACCCAGGCCTACGCCGTGGCCACCTTCTACAACTTCTTCCGGCTGAGGCCGCCCGGCCGGCACACCATCCGCATCTGCCGGGGGACGGCATGTCACGTGCGAGGCTCCGCTGCCCTGCTGGACCACGTCGAGCATCTGCTGGGGGCGGGCGACGGCGAGACGACCGAGGACGGCGACTTCTCCGTCGAGACCGTGGCATGCCTGGGGTGCTGCAGCCGGGCGCCGGTGGTGGTGGTCGACGAGACCGTCCACGGTCGGGTGGGCCGTCAGGAGTTGACCCGGCTGATTCGCCGGCTCCGCTCGGGTGTGGCCGCGCCGCGGAGGGAGCGCCATGAGCACGACGCCCGTTGA
- a CDS encoding exo-beta-N-acetylmuramidase NamZ family protein yields the protein MGETGGRRRVERRRTGVRNGIDVLLEQQAALLKGRRVGLITNPTGTTRTLRSTVEALLEAGVQLRALFGPEHGVRGALQDALPADDFVDERTGIRVYSLYGRTLRPQPEMLRDLEALVFDIQDVGVRFYTYAYTMAYSLQEAARHGLGFVVLDRPNPITGVRVEGATLEPGFASFVGDYGLPFRHGLTMGELARYVDATQGWGAALHVVPVEGWRRAMWFDETGLPWVMPSPNMPTLETATVYPGTVLFEGTNLSEGRGTCRPFEIIGAPWLTSERLVRALYANLEAAGVEGVLVRELHFIPMFDKHAGQLCRGWQVHVVDRDAYEPVKAGIVLLKTVRDLHPEAFEWRRFGDGTYGVDRLAGTDALRKMVDRGAPLDEILDRMSQGTRAFAEARLPYLLYA from the coding sequence GTGGGCGAGACGGGCGGGAGGCGGCGGGTCGAGCGCCGTCGGACGGGGGTCCGCAACGGGATTGACGTCCTGCTCGAGCAGCAAGCCGCCTTGTTGAAGGGCCGACGGGTGGGTCTCATCACCAATCCGACGGGGACGACCCGCACCCTGCGCAGCACCGTGGAGGCGCTCCTGGAGGCCGGCGTCCAGCTTCGGGCCCTGTTCGGCCCGGAGCACGGCGTGAGGGGGGCGCTGCAGGACGCGCTGCCGGCCGATGACTTCGTCGACGAGCGCACGGGGATCCGGGTCTACAGCCTCTACGGTCGCACGTTGCGGCCCCAGCCGGAGATGCTGCGGGACCTCGAGGCGCTGGTCTTCGACATCCAGGACGTGGGCGTGCGATTCTACACCTACGCCTACACCATGGCCTACTCCCTGCAGGAGGCGGCCCGCCACGGGCTCGGCTTCGTCGTGCTGGACCGGCCCAACCCCATCACCGGTGTCCGTGTGGAGGGGGCGACGTTGGAGCCGGGCTTCGCCTCGTTCGTGGGCGACTACGGGCTGCCGTTTCGCCACGGGCTGACCATGGGCGAGCTGGCCCGCTACGTCGACGCGACGCAGGGGTGGGGCGCGGCGCTGCACGTCGTCCCCGTGGAAGGGTGGCGGCGGGCCATGTGGTTCGACGAGACCGGGCTGCCGTGGGTGATGCCGTCGCCCAACATGCCCACGCTGGAGACCGCCACCGTCTATCCCGGCACGGTGCTCTTCGAGGGCACCAACCTGTCGGAGGGCCGGGGTACCTGCCGGCCGTTCGAGATCATCGGGGCTCCCTGGCTCACCTCCGAACGCCTGGTGCGGGCGCTGTACGCCAACCTGGAGGCGGCCGGCGTCGAAGGGGTGCTGGTGCGGGAGCTCCACTTCATCCCCATGTTCGACAAGCATGCCGGGCAGCTGTGCCGGGGATGGCAGGTGCACGTGGTGGACCGTGACGCCTACGAGCCCGTCAAGGCGGGCATCGTCTTGCTCAAGACGGTGCGGGACCTTCACCCCGAGGCCTTCGAGTGGCGGCGATTCGGTGATGGCACCTACGGCGTAGACCGGCTGGCCGGCACCGACGCCTTGCGCAAGATGGTGGATCGTGGGGCTCCGCTGGACGAGATCCTCGATCGCATGAGCCAGGGCACCCGGGCGTTTGCAGAGGCCCGCCTGCCGTACCTGCTGTACGCGTGA